TCGCCGTTCGCGAGATGCCGCCGACGTACTCGGGGTCGGCCTCGAGCACCGTCACGGGGATGCCCTTCTTCGACAGCGCGTACGCCGCCGTCAGCCCGGCAGGGCCGGCACCCAAGATCGCGACGGGGAGACCGCTGGTCATGGCGCGCCCTCATAGCGGCGACGCTCTGCGTGGTCAATCGCCGCCGCGGGCGGCGCCGGCCCGAATCTCGCGAAATGACAGGCCAACTCGGCCGAGGCTCACGAAGCCGAGCGCGATCAACGCGAGCTGCGCGCCGAGGCTCCACACGAAGACGAAGGCGACGGCGACGCTCTCGTCGATCCCGAACGGCACGACGAGCGCGCTCGTCGCGAAGCCCTGCACGATGCCGAGCCCCCCCGGCGCGGAGGGCAGCGCGCCGCCGAGGTTGCCGATCACGACGACGAGGCCGGCCTGCTCGAAGGTCCCCTCCGGGAGGAACGCCTTCATGCAGAGCCAGCAGAACGCGATCGTGAGGAGCCACACGACCGCGGTCAAGAGGAGGGTCGGCGCGAGGATCCGCGGCGCGCCGATCGCCTGGAGCGACTCGCGGATCTGCGTCAGCTTGGAGGTGACGGCCTTCGCGCGCGCCTCGCCGAAGCGCGCGAGCCGCCGCTCGAGCAGGCGCTCGATCGCGGCGCCCTTCACGACGACGACGACGGCGGCGACGAGGGCGAGGACGACGGCGGCCGAGCCGATCGTGGCCGCGCGCGTGAACGCGGGGCGCATCGGGATCCGCAGCGCGAAGCCGGCGAAGAGGAGCAGCACCGCGGCGAGGTCGACGAGGCGCTCGGCGATCACGATCGACATCGCGCGCGTCAGCGTGATGCCGCCGCTCTTCGAGATGACGTAGCCGCGCGCGAGCTCGCCGACGCGGAGCGGGAGCGTCATGTTGAAGAAGTACCCGATGATGTTCGCGTGCCACGTCGCCCAGAACGGCGTCTTGCCGAGCATGAGCGACCAGCGCCACGCGCGGACGAGGAACATCACGAAGAACACCGCGGCCGCGAGGACGAGCCAGCCGCTGTGCGCGCCCGCGATCGCGGTCCCGAGATCGCGCAGGCGCACGCGCCAGAAGAGGAGGAGGAGCGCGACGACGCTCGAGAGCGCCCCGATCCAGATCGGCCTGTTCGATGGCCTGCTCGACGTCGCCGGCTCTGCCGCTTCCACGCGCCGGCTCGTAGCACCGGCGCGGAGCGCCGTCAGTGCTTCCGGCGCGCGCCCGCGTCTTTCGCCGGCGCGCCCGCGTCGGGGGCGCTCGGCTCGGGCTCGGGCTCGGGTTTCGGCGGCGGCTCGGGGCTCGGCGGCGGCGGGGCCGCGGCGTCGTCGCAATTGTCGATTGACTTTGGTCCGCCGACAACGACGAGATCGCCGCTCTTGGCGACTTGCTCGGTGCACTTCGCGAGGCGATGCGGCGTCGCCGCGCTGCCGATCCAGAGGTGGAAGGGCTTCACGAGGTTCGTGTCGGCGCGCGCGCTCCCGAGGCGCCTCCGTTCCTTGTCGGTGGTGCGCACGTCGAAGCGGTCCTTCTCGAGCTCGAGGAAGAAGCCGAGCGCGAGGTCCTCGTGCGCGTCGAGGTGGACGACGGGGGTGAGCCCCTCCTTCTGGAGCTTCGTCTTGAGCGCGCCGTAGGCGGCGGTGATGTCGGGGCGGAGCTGGGGCTGCGAGCCGGGCCCGGCGGGGTGCCTCGCGAGCGAGAGCCGCTGGAGCGACGCGGTCGTCACCGCGCCCGCGAGCGCGACGATGATGAGGGGGGTCGCCGCGACGTTGCTGACCTTCGGGAAGCGGAGGAGCGCGGCGCCGAGCGCGGAGAAGACGGTCGCGAAGATTCCGATCCACAGGACGCTGCTCGCCGCCGACGTCCAGAAGACGATGAACGGCGCGTTCGTGCCGGCGACGGCGGTGAGGGAGAGGATCGCGAGCGCGTCCGCGAGCGCGCCGACGCCGAGGAGCCCGAGGCTCGCCGCGTCCTTGCGCTTCGCCGCGATCATCGAAGCCGTCACCGCGGCGCCGACGTGGATGCTCGCCATGAGCGCGGGGAACGTCGAGGTCCCGACGTACATCTCGTCGGTGCTCGCCATCACCGGCACGAAGTCGTCCTTGAGGAGCGAGAGGCGGGCGACGCGGTAGGGCAGCCACGCCATCATCGTCATCCACTCTTGCGTCGCGGCGCCGATCGACACCCACGGCGTGCTGCGATCGGTGAAGAAGCCGATCGCGCGCTGGATGTTGCCGGCCTGGGCGGCGACGATCGTCTCGACGATGGGGGGGACGAAGAGGATGAGGCCGATGCAGCCGGCGATCCCGAGGCGCCAGCGCTGCGCGAGCACGTCGGGGCGAGTCTCCTTCCGCGTGACGACGAAGAAGGAGACGACGGCGGCGGCGGTGACGACGAGGAACACGAGCGCGGTCGCGACGTGCGTCTGCAGCGCGAAGACGCCGAACACGAGCGCGGGATAGGCCGCGCCGCTCTTGCCGCGCGCGACCATCGCCGCGTTGAAGAGGAAGGCGGCGAGCGGGAGGACGACGACGTGCGGCGGCCACGGGCTCGCGGCCACGCTCCCGAACGCGGCGAACCACGCGAGGACGACGAAGAGCGCCGCGATCGCGTGCGCGCGCCGCGCGAACAGCCGCGCCCCCGCCGCGATGCCGGCGGCCGCCGCCGCGTTGACGAGGGTGGCGGCGAAGTAGACGCCGGTCGCGGCGTTGCCGAACGCCGCCTGGAACGGCGCCGCGAAATAGAAGAAGAAGGGCCCAAGATGAGAGAAGCCGAACCGCGTCGGCGCCCCGACCAGCGTCTCCCCCGTCCACACATGACGCGTCGCGTGCTCGACGACCGCGATGTCCCCGGTGAGCCCGAACCGCGGCACGCCCACCCGAAGAAGAAACGTAAAATACGGCACCAGCGGCAAAATC
This genomic stretch from Labilithrix sp. harbors:
- a CDS encoding flippase-like domain-containing protein; the protein is MEAAEPATSSRPSNRPIWIGALSSVVALLLLFWRVRLRDLGTAIAGAHSGWLVLAAAVFFVMFLVRAWRWSLMLGKTPFWATWHANIIGYFFNMTLPLRVGELARGYVISKSGGITLTRAMSIVIAERLVDLAAVLLLFAGFALRIPMRPAFTRAATIGSAAVVLALVAAVVVVVKGAAIERLLERRLARFGEARAKAVTSKLTQIRESLQAIGAPRILAPTLLLTAVVWLLTIAFCWLCMKAFLPEGTFEQAGLVVVIGNLGGALPSAPGGLGIVQGFATSALVVPFGIDESVAVAFVFVWSLGAQLALIALGFVSLGRVGLSFREIRAGAARGGD